A DNA window from Agarivorans sp. TSD2052 contains the following coding sequences:
- the xdhA gene encoding xanthine dehydrogenase small subunit, with protein MLQLMINNQVVSLSQQAADTMLLTFLREHSGLVGTKEGCASGDCGACTVVMVSNTASAELSYKQINSCITPLHSLHGKQIITVEYLKQGQNLHPVQQAIVDHHGSQCGFCTPGFVMSLYALSRQHKQPEHPEEFLAGNLCRCTGYGPLIEAAKQVSANSHSQHDHIQQQESVVQHWMAECPKLESEQYWQPHSRAELAQIRQNHPDAKWIGGGTDLALEVTQQLKSIEKIIDLTAMPELSSIERIDGGWRIGAAVPLDQVHQFMKQHYPSTDEIFARLGSITIRHRATLGGSLGNASPIGDIAPLLISLSGKIEVDDGCNIEVHAPEDYITGYRETVLKPQQWISAVHLPDLAPETKHQIYKVSKRFEDDIATVVLAVSLQLDEQQRVSQCIISAGGVAAKSVRLSELEQHLVGHVFTSEKLKQLQQQVPLYIKPIDDVRASAAYRVLLVQNLLKRFHLYCNQLPTRLPAYA; from the coding sequence ATGTTACAGCTAATGATTAATAATCAGGTAGTTAGCTTAAGCCAACAAGCAGCAGATACCATGCTACTCACCTTTCTGCGTGAGCATAGTGGTTTAGTCGGCACGAAAGAAGGCTGCGCCAGCGGTGATTGCGGCGCCTGCACCGTTGTCATGGTGAGTAACACCGCATCAGCTGAGCTCAGCTATAAACAAATCAACAGTTGCATTACCCCTCTGCATTCCTTGCATGGCAAACAAATTATCACCGTTGAATATCTAAAACAGGGACAAAACCTGCATCCTGTTCAACAAGCCATCGTTGACCACCACGGTAGCCAATGTGGTTTTTGTACTCCCGGTTTTGTCATGTCGCTGTACGCCTTATCTCGTCAACACAAGCAACCTGAACACCCTGAAGAGTTTTTAGCTGGCAACCTATGCCGCTGCACCGGTTACGGGCCGCTTATAGAAGCAGCTAAACAAGTGTCGGCCAATAGTCACTCACAGCACGATCATATTCAGCAACAAGAATCGGTTGTGCAACATTGGATGGCCGAGTGCCCTAAGCTTGAAAGCGAACAATACTGGCAACCCCATTCTCGAGCAGAACTGGCACAAATACGACAAAACCACCCCGATGCTAAATGGATAGGCGGTGGCACCGACTTAGCCTTAGAAGTGACTCAGCAACTGAAAAGCATCGAGAAGATCATCGATCTTACCGCCATGCCTGAACTTAGCAGCATAGAGCGGATTGATGGTGGATGGCGAATAGGTGCAGCCGTACCGCTTGATCAAGTTCATCAATTCATGAAACAACACTACCCAAGCACCGATGAGATTTTTGCACGACTAGGCAGTATCACTATTCGCCACCGCGCCACCTTAGGCGGCAGTTTAGGCAATGCCTCACCAATCGGTGATATTGCCCCACTCTTAATTAGCCTTAGCGGGAAAATTGAAGTCGACGACGGCTGTAATATCGAAGTACACGCACCTGAAGATTACATCACCGGTTATCGAGAAACGGTATTAAAACCACAGCAATGGATCAGTGCCGTTCACCTACCCGATTTGGCACCAGAAACCAAACACCAAATTTACAAAGTAAGTAAACGCTTTGAAGATGATATTGCCACCGTAGTATTAGCCGTATCACTGCAGCTTGATGAGCAGCAACGGGTCAGCCAGTGCATTATCTCCGCGGGCGGCGTAGCAGCAAAATCAGTACGATTAAGTGAGTTAGAGCAACACCTCGTTGGCCATGTGTTCACCAGCGAAAAGCTCAAACAGCTGCAGCAGCAAGTACCACTGTATATAAAACCGATTGACGATGTACGAGCCAGCGCCGCTTACCGAGTATTATTGGTACAAAACCTGCTGAAACGTTTCCACTTATATTGCAATCAATTACCAACGAGGTTGCCCGCTTATGCGTAA
- a CDS encoding isopenicillin N synthase family dioxygenase, with translation MTLALPIIDISALHNDDQSQWTSVINAIDKACRDTGFFYVTGHGIPAEQFSQVKAMAEQFFALPESIKQTINIQHSSNHRGWGQVSAEKLDPNGPSDYKETFDMALDLSPYHPQVARCSQLYGPNQYPNLDGFIQLMQQQYELSMQVALKILKAMALALQLPVDFFSQSFGCPVSVLRLIHYPPQQGQQNGAGAHTDYGCITLLYQDQIGGLQVQDRNGEWLDASPVENSFVVNIGDLMQRWTNDCYKSTPHRVTSPTQQTTRFSMPFFVEPDFDTKVATLASCLAEGEQAQYQDVTAGDWILSRFADTYAYRSEDQTVD, from the coding sequence ATGACCTTAGCGTTACCTATCATCGATATTAGTGCCTTACATAACGATGACCAAAGCCAATGGACAAGTGTGATCAATGCTATTGATAAGGCTTGTCGAGATACGGGCTTTTTCTACGTTACCGGTCATGGCATTCCTGCTGAACAGTTTAGCCAAGTAAAAGCGATGGCCGAGCAGTTTTTTGCGCTACCTGAATCAATTAAACAAACCATTAATATACAGCATTCAAGTAACCACCGCGGTTGGGGACAAGTCAGCGCTGAAAAGCTAGACCCAAATGGACCAAGTGATTACAAAGAAACCTTTGATATGGCCTTAGATTTAAGCCCCTATCATCCGCAAGTTGCACGTTGTAGCCAATTATATGGGCCAAATCAGTACCCAAATCTTGACGGCTTTATTCAACTGATGCAGCAACAATATGAACTGAGTATGCAAGTTGCACTCAAAATACTAAAAGCAATGGCACTCGCATTGCAACTGCCTGTAGATTTCTTCAGTCAAAGCTTTGGCTGCCCGGTAAGTGTATTAAGACTGATTCACTACCCACCACAGCAAGGCCAACAAAACGGCGCAGGGGCACACACCGATTACGGTTGTATTACCTTGCTGTATCAAGATCAAATTGGTGGCTTGCAAGTACAAGATCGCAACGGCGAGTGGTTAGACGCAAGCCCAGTTGAAAACAGTTTTGTGGTAAATATTGGCGATTTAATGCAGCGTTGGACTAACGATTGTTATAAATCGACGCCTCACCGTGTCACTAGCCCAACTCAGCAAACGACGCGTTTTTCTATGCCGTTTTTTGTAGAGCCTGACTTTGATACCAAGGTGGCGACCCTCGCCTCTTGTTTAGCTGAAGGTGAACAGGCTCAGTACCAAGACGTCACGGCGGGTGATTGGATATTGTCGCGCTTTGCCGATACCTATGCTTATCGCAGTGAAGATCAAACCGTCGACTAA
- a CDS encoding BMP family ABC transporter substrate-binding protein, translated as MKLNKWISAAAFAVTSLLIAPTTMAADEPLKVGFVYVGPVGDHGWSYEHDQGRIEMEKHFAGKVSTTFVENVPEGADAERVITQLAKSGHDVIFTTSFGFMNPTIKAAKRFPKVRFEHATGYKRSKNVSTYVLRTYEGRYVSGIAAGMATKTNVIGYIASFPIPEVIRDINSVYLAAKSVNPDVEIKIVWVNTWYDPGKEADAANALMDQGVDIILQHTDSPAPLIAAEKRGKMGIGQASDMSHFAPTAHMFSVRDVWAPHYIRTVQEVMDGSWKPEDYWGGFAEDILQIVSVNPALSDDIKVAISETEAKIKSGEFHPFTGPMNNNQGEEVIPAGKTLNDEELAGVMWYVEGIDATIPK; from the coding sequence ATGAAACTAAATAAATGGATAAGCGCAGCCGCCTTTGCTGTAACTAGCTTATTAATCGCCCCAACCACCATGGCCGCTGATGAACCACTAAAAGTGGGCTTTGTGTATGTAGGCCCTGTAGGAGACCACGGCTGGAGTTATGAGCATGACCAAGGTCGCATTGAAATGGAAAAACATTTCGCGGGTAAAGTATCAACAACCTTTGTTGAAAACGTGCCTGAAGGTGCTGACGCCGAGCGCGTGATTACTCAACTAGCCAAATCAGGCCACGATGTGATTTTCACGACCTCATTTGGTTTCATGAACCCAACGATTAAAGCAGCGAAAAGATTCCCTAAAGTGCGTTTTGAGCACGCCACTGGCTACAAACGCTCTAAAAACGTATCAACTTACGTATTGCGGACCTATGAAGGTCGTTATGTGTCGGGTATTGCTGCAGGCATGGCCACCAAAACTAACGTGATTGGTTACATAGCCTCTTTCCCAATCCCTGAAGTGATTCGTGATATTAACTCTGTTTACTTAGCAGCTAAAAGTGTAAACCCAGACGTAGAGATTAAAATTGTTTGGGTAAATACTTGGTACGATCCAGGTAAAGAAGCAGACGCAGCCAATGCGTTAATGGATCAAGGTGTAGATATTATCTTGCAGCATACCGACAGCCCTGCCCCCCTTATCGCTGCAGAAAAACGCGGTAAAATGGGTATTGGTCAAGCATCAGACATGAGCCACTTCGCCCCTACTGCACATATGTTCTCAGTACGTGATGTGTGGGCACCTCATTATATTCGTACCGTTCAAGAAGTGATGGATGGTTCTTGGAAGCCTGAAGATTACTGGGGCGGTTTTGCTGAAGATATCCTACAAATAGTGTCGGTCAATCCTGCGCTTAGCGATGATATTAAAGTAGCGATTAGCGAAACAGAAGCGAAGATAAAATCGGGTGAATTCCATCCCTTCACAGGCCCTATGAATAACAACCAAGGTGAAGAAGTTATTCCTGCTGGCAAAACCCTTAACGATGAAGAGTTAGCCGGAGTCATGTGGTACGTAGAAGGTATCGACGCCACCATTCCTAAGTAA